From a region of the Mercurialis annua linkage group LG1-X, ddMerAnnu1.2, whole genome shotgun sequence genome:
- the LOC126659948 gene encoding uncharacterized protein LOC126659948, which translates to MAILCGGSSNLMAPTQALPAPKFNWAIHKSCTETKSTSFILFAAKSDGFSLNSILKGCKTCGGKGAVECAGCKGSGKNKKNGNIFERWKCFDCQGFGLKSCPNCGKGGLTPEQRGER; encoded by the exons ATGGCTATCTTATGTGGTGGAAGCTCCAATTTGATGGCACCAACTCAAGCACTACCAGCTCCTAAATTCAATTGGGCAATACATAAAAGCTGCACTGAAACTAAATCAACAAGTTTCATACTATTTGCTGCAAAATCTGATGGATTCTCCCTCAATTCT ATTTTAAAAGGATGTAAAACATGTGGAGGCAAAGGTGCAGTAGAATGTGCAGGATGCAAG GGTTcgggaaaaaataaaaagaacggAAATATATTTGAGCGATGGAA ATGTTTTGACTGTCAAGGATTTGGGCTCAAGAGCTGTCCAAACTGTGGTAAAGGAGGACTCACACCAGAGCAAAGAGGAGAAAGATAA
- the LOC126675274 gene encoding uncharacterized protein LOC126675274, with the protein MELLSKTCLPVVFILLFISSITIASGGQTPPSSPSPRKSPAEPPMRISIKSFPMKGKVPPSGPSPRKSPGRPPMRINIKNFHIDDQTPPYSGPSPRKFPGEPPMRFRINRSGPSDPRRPPPPPPSCSTTSISGRHHLLPPPPPVGTTSNSTYPPPPVVCLR; encoded by the exons ATGGAGTTGTTATCAAAAACCTGTTTGCCTGTAGTATTTATACTTCTCTTCATCTCTTCTATTACTATAGCTAGTGGTGGTCAGACTCCACCGTCTAGCCCGAGTCCTCGTAAATCTCCAGCCGAACCTCCTATGCGTATCAGCATTAAAAGTTTCCCTATGAAAGGTAAGGTTCCACCGTCTGGTCCGAGTCCACGTAAATCTCCGGGTAGACCACCTATGCGTATCAACATTAAAAATTTCCATATAGATGATCAGACTCCGCCTTATTCTGGCCCGAGTCCTCGTAAATTTCCGGGTGAACCTCCAATGCGTTTCAGAATTAACAGATCCGGTCCAAGTGATCCTAGAAGACCCCCTCCACCTCCACCTTCTTG CAGCACCACCTCCATATCCGGCAGGCACCACCTCCTACCCCCTCCACCTCCGGTAGGCACCACCTCCAACTCCACTTATCCGCCGCCACCAGTTGTTTGTCTGAGATGA
- the LOC126665807 gene encoding uncharacterized protein LOC126665807 encodes MEDIEDLLIGSGDGAPSGFRLPINSVALHPKKNKPNLTASFSPKIPGTQTIYIKTFGCSHNQSDSEYMAGQLSSFGYTLTDIPEDGDLWLINTCTVKSPSQSAMDTLMAKGKSAQKPLVIAGCVPQGSRNLKELEGVSIVGVQQIDRVVEVVEETLKGHEVRLLNRKTLPALDLPKVRKNKFVEILPINVGCLGACTYCKTKHARGHLGSYTIDSLVGRVRSVVADGVKEIWLSSEDTGAYGRDIGVNLPSLLNAIVSELPADASTMLRIGMTNPPFILEHLKEIAEVLRHPCVYSFLHVPVQSGSDNVLTAMNREYIVSEFRTVVDTLTELVPGMQIATDIICGFPGETDDDFSQTVSLINDYKFPQVHISQFYPRPGTPAARMKKIPSNIVKKRSRELTAVFEAFSPYGEMEGRVERIWITEIATDGIHLVGHTKGYIQVLVIAPESMLGTSAIVKITSVGRWSVFGDVIETFDQTDKATVSAEKMPSEGKCSPCSDPCGTSACSEIPEPCDCGPDRCGGQNTLEEIVIPQNDMLLEDRNRRNLIGWVLRKRKNKTQKKMENNVISGSIKKQESIQGTWSTWGVIDRALLGGILVSLALLLYLGFRTMVSS; translated from the exons ATGGAAGACATTGAAGATTTGTTAATTGGCAGTGGAGATGGTGCTCCATCTGGGTTTCGCTTACCCATCAATTCAGTTGCACTTCATCCCAAGAAAAACAAACCCAACCTCACCGCCTCTTTCTCTCCTAAAATCCCTGGCACTCAG ACCATTTATATCAAGACTTTTGGATGCTCACATAATCAg AGTGATAGCGAATATATGGCGGGTCAGCTTTCATCATTTGGTTATACATTAACTGACATCCCTGAGGATGGAGATCTCTGGCTGATCAATAC ATGTACTGTAAAGTCTCCAAGTCAATCTGCTATGGACACTTTAATGGCTAAGGGTAAAAGTGCACAAAAGCCCCTAGTCATTGCTGGCTGTGTGCCTCAAGGTAGTCGAAACTTGAAAGAATTAGAAGGAGTGAGTATAGTTGGAGTGCAGCAAATAGACCGTGTTGTTGAAGTTGTTGAAGAGACTCTAAAAGGACACGAAGTGCGGCTTTTGAATCGCAAGACGTTGCCAGCTCTTGACCTCCCAAAG GTTCGGAAGAACAAATTTGTTGAGATTCTTCCAATCAATGTTGGTTGTTTGGGGGCTTGCACTTATTGCAAGACAAAGCATGCCCGTGGCCATCTAGGGAGCTACACCATTGATAGCCTT GTAGGGCGTGTAAGATCAGTTGTAGCTGACGGAGTTAAAGAAATATGGTTGAGCAGTGAAGATACTGGGGCATATG GTCGAGATATTGGGGTCAATCTTCCAAGCTTACTGAATGCTATTGTTTCTGAACTTCCTGCTGATGCAAGCACAATGCTTCGTATTGGGATGACAAATCCTCCTTTCATTCTTGAGCACTTAAAAGAGATAGCAGAAGTTCTGCGTCACCCATGTGTATATTCCTTTCTTCATGTACCAGTGCAATCTGGGAGTGATAATGTTTTGACA GCAATGAATAGAGAGTACATTGTGAGCGAGTTCAGGACAGTGGTTGATACCCTGACTGAACTGGTCCCAGGAATGCAAATTGCGACTGACATAATATGTGGTTTCCCAG GTGAAACGGATGATGATTTTTCTCAAACTGTCAGCCTTATTAATGATTACaaattccctcaagttcatatATCACAGTTTTATCCCCGGCCAG GGACTCCTGCTGCAAGGATGAAGAAAATCCCCAGTAACATAGTGAAAAAACGAAGCCGTGAATTGACTGCTGTTTTTGAAGCTTTCAGTCCGTATGGTGAAATGGAGGGTAGAGTGGAAAGAATATGGATTACTGAAATAGCAACCGATGGAATTCATTTG GTTGGCCATACGAAGGGATACATCCAGGTGCTTGTGATTGCTCCAGAAAGCATGCTGGGAACTTCAGCTATTGTTAAGATAACATCCGTTGGAAGGTGGTCTGTTTTCGGAGATGTAATCGAGACTTTCGATCAAACAGATAAGGCAACGGTTTCTGCTGAAAAGATGCCTAGTGAGGGCAAATGTTCTCCCTGCTCTGATCCATGTGGAACCAGTGCATGTTCAGAAATACCAGAGCCTTGTGATTGTGGACCAGACCGCTGTGGAGGACAGAATACTTTGGAAGAAATTGTCATTCCACAGAACGATATGCTGCTCGAAGATCGAAATAGGAGAAATCTGATAGGATGGGTACTAAGAAAGCGGAAAAACAAAACACAGAAAAAAATGGAGAACAATGTTATCTCGGGATCCATAAAAAAGCAAGAATCGATCCAAGGAACCTGGAGTACATGGGGAGTTATTGATAGGGCGCTCCTTGGAGGAATTCTTGTGAGCTTAGCCCTACTACTATATCTTGGTTTTAGGACTATGGTGTCCAGTTAG